From the Sebastes fasciatus isolate fSebFas1 chromosome 3, fSebFas1.pri, whole genome shotgun sequence genome, one window contains:
- the pnpla6 gene encoding patatin-like phospholipase domain-containing protein 6 isoform X6 encodes MGQSTSEQEVQGDAPGPEDGFDNIKTFVEEELQTSMMVGMVIGAGIAIVLIAILIFFIMRRIQLRNIEAQEAPKYRFRKRDKVMFYGRKIMRKYVSQQVSQSTSSLVGTSSSSRPRLKKKQKMLNIAKKILRFKKEVPILQAKEPPPSVLEADLTEFDVANSHLPSEVLYMLKNVRVLGHFEKPLFLELCKHMVFLQFQQGEYVFRPGQPDSSIYVVQDGKLELCLTGADGKESVVKEVYPGDSVHSLLSILDVITGHQKPYRTVSARAAEVSTVLRLPVEAFLAIFEKYPESLVRVVQIIMVRLQRVTVLALHNYLGLTNELFSHEMQPSRLPPPSPHPTRTSPIRHGKRFGSLTVTEEQREAAVKEATGGEQGKDGATVPTLSRTISMPVDIAGMQKSLRSDFDMAYERGRISVSAEDGNTPPTFTRSISQDQRERKVTVDEVPSGIYLYTEEESGVDNIFTPLSTRSNIALVEEAQKEILKLMKIEDPNLLNGKVSLHHARAGAVLARQGDQDVSLHFVLSGCLHVYQRMIDKQEAVCLFVTHPGEMVGQLGVLTGEPLIFTIKAVRDCTLIKISKSDFYEIMREQPSVVLSAAHTVAIRMSPFVRQMDFAIDWMAVEAGRALYRQDDQSDCTYIVLNGRLRSVIRKANGKKELVGEYGRGDLIGVVEALTRQPRATTVHAVRDTELVKLPEGTLNNIKRRYPQVVTRLIHLLGQKILGNLQHGRGPFSGSAMSLPSMAASADVTNPASNLSTVAVLPVCDDVPINAFNLELSHALSAIGPTLLLTSEIIRERLGASALDSIHEYRLSGWLAQQEDINRIVLYQTDNTMTPWTQRCIRQADCILIVGLGDQEPALGELEQMLENTAVRALKQLVLLHKEDGPGPSRTVEWLNMRSWCSGHLHLKCPRRVFSRRGHSKLREVYEKVFEKTADRHSDFSRLARVLTGNSIAVVLGGGGARGCSHVGVIKAMEEAGIPIDIVGGTSIGSFIGALYAEERSAVRTKQRAREWSKAMNSVFETVLDLTYPITSMFSGSAFNTSIYKVFQDKQAEDLWLPYFNVTTDITASAMRVHQDGCVWRYVRASASYTPYLPPLCDPKDGHLLVDGCYVNNVPADIARNMGARTVIAIDVGSQDETDLCNYGDSLSGWWLLWKRINPWAEKVKVPDMAEIQSRLAYVSCVRQLEVVKKSAYCEYIRPPIDRFKTMDFGKFDEIYDVGYQHGKLLFTGWARGDIIENMLKDHRSADYNDSKRTDSCTCPGADFTDLAEIVSRIEPVQTYVAAEAEESDCLTEYEEDGMDTVREEEGEEEEEEAEDPEDHSPGEWGQNGVFQTDEEKSVRQRRKLTSDSNNSEVSDC; translated from the exons ATGGGACAGAGTACCTCGGAACAAGAGGTCCAAGGAGACGCCCCCGGTCCCGAG GACGGGTTTGATAACATCAAGACGTTTGTGGAGGAGGAACTACAGACGAGCATG ATGGTGGGGATGGTGATTGGTGCGGGCATCGCCATAGTCCTCATCGCCATCCTCATCTTCTTTATCATGCGGAGGATCCAGCTTCGAA ACATAGAAGCTCAGGAGGCACCCAAATACCGCTTTCGCAAGAGGGACAAAGTCATGTTCTACGGGAGAAAGATCATGCGCAAA TATGTTTCCCAACAGGTCTCGCAGTCTACTTCTTCCCTGGTAGGTACATCCTCTTCCTCTCGGCCACGCctaaagaagaagcagaagatgCTCAACATTGCCAAAAA GATCCTGCGCTTTAAGAAGGAGGTGCCCATCCTGCAGGCCAAGGAGCCCCCTCCCTCAGTGCTGGAGGCTGACCTCACCGAGTTCGATGTGGCCAATTCCCACCTCCCCTCCGAGGTGCTCTACATGCTCAAAAATGTCCG TGTGCTGGGTCACTTTGAGAAGCCCCTCTTCCTGGAGCTGTGTAAACACATGGTGTTTCTGCAGTTCCAACAAGGGGAGTACGTCTTCAGGCCGGGCCAGCCTGACAGCAGCATCTACGTGGTTCAGGATGGAAAACTCGAACTGTGCCTTACTGGAGCG GATGGCAAAGAAAGTGTGGTGAAGGAGGTTTACCCGGGAGACAGCGTCCACAGCCTCCTCAGCATCCTGGATGTCATCACA GGCCACCAGAAGCCTTACAGAACTGTGTCGGCACGGGCTGCAGAGGTTTCCACTGTTCTCCGTTTACCTGTAGAGGCCTTCCTCGCTATATTTGAGAAGTACCCTGAGAGCCTGGTGCGGGTAGTACAG attATCATGGTTCGTCTCCAAAGAGTAACAGTCCTAGCCCTGCACAACTATCTGGGGCTCACCAATGAGCTCTTCAGCCAT GAAATGCAGCCGTCGCGGCTGCCACCTCCGTCACCCCACCCAACTCGCACCAGTCCCATCCGGCACGGTAAGCGCTTTGGCAGCCTGACTGTTACCGAGGAACAGCGGGAGGCTGCCGTTAAGGAAGCTACAG GAGGGGAACAAGGGAAGGACGGAGCAACAGTGCCAACTCTTAGCAGGACCATCTCCATGCCTGTGGACATTGCTG GTATGCAGAAAAGTCTGAGATCGGACTTTGACATGGCATACGAAAGGGGACGGATCTCTGTCTCTGCAGAGGATGGAAACACCCCTCCTACGTTTACTCGG TCTATATCCCAGGACCAGCGGGAGAGGAAGGTGACAGTGGATGAGGTTCCCTCGGGGATCTATCTGTATACAGAGGAAGAGTCGGGGGTGGACAATATTTTTACGCCTTTATCCACTCGATCCAACATCGCTTTGGTTGAGGAAGCTCAGAAAGAAATCCTCAAACTCATGAAGATCGAG GACCCAAACTTGTTAAATGGGAAAGTGAGTCTTCACCACGCCAGAGCTGGAGCCGTCTTAGCCAGACAGGGAGACCAG gACGTGAGTCTACACTTTGTCCTGTCTGGTTGTCTGCACGTCTACCAGCGGATGATTGACAAGCAGGAAGCCGTCTGCTTGTTCGTGACCCACCCGGGGGAGATGGTGGGCCAGCTCGGCGTGCTCACCGGAGAGCCCCTCATCTTCACCATCAAGGCCGTCCGAGACTGCACTCTCATCAAGATCTCAAAGTCGGATTTCTACGA GATCATGAGGGAGCAGCCCAGTGTGGTGCTGAGTGCGGCTCACACGGTGGCCATCCGCATGTCCCCTTTTGTCCGGCAGATGGACTTTGCTATTGACTGGATGGCTGTGGAGGCTGGCAGAGCCCTCTACAG ACAGGACGACCAGTCAGACTGCACCTACATTGTTCTGAATGGACGTCTGCGTTCAGTCATCCGCAAGGCCAACGGCAAGAAAGAACTAGTTGGGGAATACGGCAGAGGAGACCTCATCGGAGTG GTGGAGGCCTTGACCAGACAGCCGAGAGCCACCACAGTCCACGCCGTGAGAGACACAGAGCTGGTCAAACTGCCCGAGGGAACACTCAACAACATCAAAAGACGATATCCCCAG GTGGTGACGAGGTTGATCCACTTGTTAGGCCAGAAGATTCTGGGAAACCTGCAGCATGGTCGCGGGCCCTTCTCAG GTTCAGCCATGAGTCTGCCCAGTATGGCAGCCAGTGCTGATGTCACCAACCCTGCCAGCAACCTCTCCACTGTGGCTGTCCTGCCTGTATGTGATGATGTGCCGATCAATGCGTTCAACCTGGAGCTCAGCCATGCCCTCAGTGCCATCG GGCCCACTCTGCTATTAACCAGTGAAATAATCAGAGAGCGACTGGGTGCCTCTGCTTTGGACAG TATCCACGAGTACCGTCTCTCCGGCTGGCTGGCCCAGCAGGAGGACATCAATCGGATTGTCCTGTACCAGACTGACAACACCATGACCCCGTGGACTCAGCGCTGCATCCGGCAGGCGGACTGCATCCTTATCGTCGGCCTGGGGGACCAGGAACCTGCCCTGGGAGag TTGGAGCAGATGCTGGAGAACACAGCAGTACGGGCTCTGAAGCAGCTGGTTCTATTGCACAAAGAGGACGGGCCGGGCCCCTCCAGGACCGTCGAGTGGCTCAACATGCGTAGCTGGTGCTCCGGGCATCTGCACCTCAAGTGTCCCCGCAGGGTCTTCTCCAGACGCGGTCACAGCAAACTA AGGGAGGTATACGAGAAAGTGTTTGAGAAAACGGCAGACAGGCACAGTGATTTCTCTCGGCTGGCCCGAGTCCTGACTGGAAACAGCATCGCCGTGGTGCTGGGAGGAGGCGGAGCCAG AGGCTGCTCTCATGTGGGTGTGATCAAAGCTATGGAGGAAGCGGGGATTCCTATAGACATAGTGGGCGGGACCTCAATCGGCTCATTTATTGGCGCACTGTACGCTGAGGAGAGGAGCGCCGTCAGAACCAAACAGAGAGCCAGAGAGTGGTCCAAG GCAATGAACTCAGTATTCGAAACAGTCCTGGACCTGACCTACCCCATCACCTCCATGTTCTCCGGTTCTGCCTTCAACACCAGCATCTATAAAGTGTTCCAGGATAAGCAAGCTGAG GACCTGTGGCTGCCATACTTCAACGTCACCACTGACATCACGGCCTCGGCCATGCGTGTTCACCAGGATG GTTGCGTCTGGCGATACGTTAGAGCCAGCGCCTCCTACACCCCCTATTTACCTCCCCTGTGCGACCCCAAGGATGGCCACTTGCTTGTGGATGGTTGCTATGTTAACAATGTCCCAG CGGACATTGCAAGGAACATGGGCGCCAGGACGGTCATTGCCATCGACGTGGGTAGCCAAGATGAGACCGACCTCTGTAACTATGGCGACTCCCTGTCTGGCTGGTGGTTGCTATGGAAACGAATCAATCCCTGGGCAGAGAAAGTAAAG GTGCCAGACATGGCAGAGATCCAGTCTCGGTTGGCCTACGTGTCATGCGTACGTCAGTTAGAGGTGGTGAAGAAGAGCGCCTACTGCGAGTACATCAGACCGCCCATCGACCGCTTCAAGACTATGGACTTCGGCAAGTTTGACGAGATCTAT GATGTGGGCTACCAGCACGGCAAGTTGCTGTTTACTGGCTGGGCCCGAGGCGACATCATCGAGAACATGCTGAAGGACCACCGCTCAGCCGACTACAACGACAGCAAGAGAACTGAC TCCTGCACTTGTCCAGGAGCCGACTTCACTGACCTCGCAGAAATCGTGTCCAGGATAGAGCCGGTCCAAACCTACGTAGCGGCAGAAG CAGAGGAGTCGGACTGTCTGACAGAGTATGAGGAAGACGGGATGGACAcggtgagagaggaggagggggaggaagaggaggaagaggcagagGACCCTGAGGATCACTCCCCCGGAGAGTGGGGCCAGAATGGGGTCTTTCAGAct GATGAGGAGAAATCTGTGAGACAACGCAGGAAACTCACCAGTGACTCCAACAACTCCGAAGTCTCTGACTGCTGA
- the pnpla6 gene encoding patatin-like phospholipase domain-containing protein 6 isoform X1: MGQSTSEQEVQGDAPGPEDGFDNIKTFVEEELQTSMMVGMVIGAGIAIVLIAILIFFIMRRIQLRNIEAQEAPKYRFRKRDKVMFYGRKIMRKYVSQQVSQSTSSLVGTSSSSRPRLKKKQKMLNIAKKILRFKKEVPILQAKEPPPSVLEADLTEFDVANSHLPSEVLYMLKNVRVLGHFEKPLFLELCKHMVFLQFQQGEYVFRPGQPDSSIYVVQDGKLELCLTGADGKESVVKEVYPGDSVHSLLSILDVITGHQKPYRTVSARAAEVSTVLRLPVEAFLAIFEKYPESLVRVVQIIMVRLQRVTVLALHNYLGLTNELFSHEMQPSRLPPPSPHPTRTSPIRHGKRFGSLTVTEEQREAAVKEATGGEQGKDGATVPTLSRTISMPVDIAGMQKSLRSDFDMAYERGRISVSAEDGNTPPTFTRSISQDQRERKVTVDEVPSGIYLYTEEESGVDNIFTPLSTRSNIALVEEAQKEILKLMKIEDPNLLNGKVSLHHARAGAVLARQGDQDVSLHFVLSGCLHVYQRMIDKQEAVCLFVTHPGEMVGQLGVLTGEPLIFTIKAVRDCTLIKISKSDFYEIMREQPSVVLSAAHTVAIRMSPFVRQMDFAIDWMAVEAGRALYRQDDQSDCTYIVLNGRLRSVIRKANGKKELVGEYGRGDLIGVVEALTRQPRATTVHAVRDTELVKLPEGTLNNIKRRYPQVVTRLIHLLGQKILGNLQHGRGPFSGSAMSLPSMAASADVTNPASNLSTVAVLPVCDDVPINAFNLELSHALSAIGPTLLLTSEIIRERLGASALDSIHEYRLSGWLAQQEDINRIVLYQTDNTMTPWTQRCIRQADCILIVGLGDQEPALGELEQMLENTAVRALKQLVLLHKEDGPGPSRTVEWLNMRSWCSGHLHLKCPRRVFSRRGHSKLREVYEKVFEKTADRHSDFSRLARVLTGNSIAVVLGGGGARGCSHVGVIKAMEEAGIPIDIVGGTSIGSFIGALYAEERSAVRTKQRAREWSKAMNSVFETVLDLTYPITSMFSGSAFNTSIYKVFQDKQAEDLWLPYFNVTTDITASAMRVHQDGCVWRYVRASASYTPYLPPLCDPKDGHLLVDGCYVNNVPGSLWRYVRASMTLSGYLPPLCDPKDGNLLMDGGYINNLPADIARNMGARTVIAIDVGSQDETDLCNYGDSLSGWWLLWKRINPWAEKVKVPDMAEIQSRLAYVSCVRQLEVVKKSAYCEYIRPPIDRFKTMDFGKFDEIYDVGYQHGKLLFTGWARGDIIENMLKDHRSADYNDSKRTDSCTCPGADFTDLAEIVSRIEPVQTYVAAEAEESDCLTEYEEDGMDTVREEEGEEEEEEAEDPEDHSPGEWGQNGVFQTDEEKSVRQRRKLTSDSNNSEVSDC; the protein is encoded by the exons ATGGGACAGAGTACCTCGGAACAAGAGGTCCAAGGAGACGCCCCCGGTCCCGAG GACGGGTTTGATAACATCAAGACGTTTGTGGAGGAGGAACTACAGACGAGCATG ATGGTGGGGATGGTGATTGGTGCGGGCATCGCCATAGTCCTCATCGCCATCCTCATCTTCTTTATCATGCGGAGGATCCAGCTTCGAA ACATAGAAGCTCAGGAGGCACCCAAATACCGCTTTCGCAAGAGGGACAAAGTCATGTTCTACGGGAGAAAGATCATGCGCAAA TATGTTTCCCAACAGGTCTCGCAGTCTACTTCTTCCCTGGTAGGTACATCCTCTTCCTCTCGGCCACGCctaaagaagaagcagaagatgCTCAACATTGCCAAAAA GATCCTGCGCTTTAAGAAGGAGGTGCCCATCCTGCAGGCCAAGGAGCCCCCTCCCTCAGTGCTGGAGGCTGACCTCACCGAGTTCGATGTGGCCAATTCCCACCTCCCCTCCGAGGTGCTCTACATGCTCAAAAATGTCCG TGTGCTGGGTCACTTTGAGAAGCCCCTCTTCCTGGAGCTGTGTAAACACATGGTGTTTCTGCAGTTCCAACAAGGGGAGTACGTCTTCAGGCCGGGCCAGCCTGACAGCAGCATCTACGTGGTTCAGGATGGAAAACTCGAACTGTGCCTTACTGGAGCG GATGGCAAAGAAAGTGTGGTGAAGGAGGTTTACCCGGGAGACAGCGTCCACAGCCTCCTCAGCATCCTGGATGTCATCACA GGCCACCAGAAGCCTTACAGAACTGTGTCGGCACGGGCTGCAGAGGTTTCCACTGTTCTCCGTTTACCTGTAGAGGCCTTCCTCGCTATATTTGAGAAGTACCCTGAGAGCCTGGTGCGGGTAGTACAG attATCATGGTTCGTCTCCAAAGAGTAACAGTCCTAGCCCTGCACAACTATCTGGGGCTCACCAATGAGCTCTTCAGCCAT GAAATGCAGCCGTCGCGGCTGCCACCTCCGTCACCCCACCCAACTCGCACCAGTCCCATCCGGCACGGTAAGCGCTTTGGCAGCCTGACTGTTACCGAGGAACAGCGGGAGGCTGCCGTTAAGGAAGCTACAG GAGGGGAACAAGGGAAGGACGGAGCAACAGTGCCAACTCTTAGCAGGACCATCTCCATGCCTGTGGACATTGCTG GTATGCAGAAAAGTCTGAGATCGGACTTTGACATGGCATACGAAAGGGGACGGATCTCTGTCTCTGCAGAGGATGGAAACACCCCTCCTACGTTTACTCGG TCTATATCCCAGGACCAGCGGGAGAGGAAGGTGACAGTGGATGAGGTTCCCTCGGGGATCTATCTGTATACAGAGGAAGAGTCGGGGGTGGACAATATTTTTACGCCTTTATCCACTCGATCCAACATCGCTTTGGTTGAGGAAGCTCAGAAAGAAATCCTCAAACTCATGAAGATCGAG GACCCAAACTTGTTAAATGGGAAAGTGAGTCTTCACCACGCCAGAGCTGGAGCCGTCTTAGCCAGACAGGGAGACCAG gACGTGAGTCTACACTTTGTCCTGTCTGGTTGTCTGCACGTCTACCAGCGGATGATTGACAAGCAGGAAGCCGTCTGCTTGTTCGTGACCCACCCGGGGGAGATGGTGGGCCAGCTCGGCGTGCTCACCGGAGAGCCCCTCATCTTCACCATCAAGGCCGTCCGAGACTGCACTCTCATCAAGATCTCAAAGTCGGATTTCTACGA GATCATGAGGGAGCAGCCCAGTGTGGTGCTGAGTGCGGCTCACACGGTGGCCATCCGCATGTCCCCTTTTGTCCGGCAGATGGACTTTGCTATTGACTGGATGGCTGTGGAGGCTGGCAGAGCCCTCTACAG ACAGGACGACCAGTCAGACTGCACCTACATTGTTCTGAATGGACGTCTGCGTTCAGTCATCCGCAAGGCCAACGGCAAGAAAGAACTAGTTGGGGAATACGGCAGAGGAGACCTCATCGGAGTG GTGGAGGCCTTGACCAGACAGCCGAGAGCCACCACAGTCCACGCCGTGAGAGACACAGAGCTGGTCAAACTGCCCGAGGGAACACTCAACAACATCAAAAGACGATATCCCCAG GTGGTGACGAGGTTGATCCACTTGTTAGGCCAGAAGATTCTGGGAAACCTGCAGCATGGTCGCGGGCCCTTCTCAG GTTCAGCCATGAGTCTGCCCAGTATGGCAGCCAGTGCTGATGTCACCAACCCTGCCAGCAACCTCTCCACTGTGGCTGTCCTGCCTGTATGTGATGATGTGCCGATCAATGCGTTCAACCTGGAGCTCAGCCATGCCCTCAGTGCCATCG GGCCCACTCTGCTATTAACCAGTGAAATAATCAGAGAGCGACTGGGTGCCTCTGCTTTGGACAG TATCCACGAGTACCGTCTCTCCGGCTGGCTGGCCCAGCAGGAGGACATCAATCGGATTGTCCTGTACCAGACTGACAACACCATGACCCCGTGGACTCAGCGCTGCATCCGGCAGGCGGACTGCATCCTTATCGTCGGCCTGGGGGACCAGGAACCTGCCCTGGGAGag TTGGAGCAGATGCTGGAGAACACAGCAGTACGGGCTCTGAAGCAGCTGGTTCTATTGCACAAAGAGGACGGGCCGGGCCCCTCCAGGACCGTCGAGTGGCTCAACATGCGTAGCTGGTGCTCCGGGCATCTGCACCTCAAGTGTCCCCGCAGGGTCTTCTCCAGACGCGGTCACAGCAAACTA AGGGAGGTATACGAGAAAGTGTTTGAGAAAACGGCAGACAGGCACAGTGATTTCTCTCGGCTGGCCCGAGTCCTGACTGGAAACAGCATCGCCGTGGTGCTGGGAGGAGGCGGAGCCAG AGGCTGCTCTCATGTGGGTGTGATCAAAGCTATGGAGGAAGCGGGGATTCCTATAGACATAGTGGGCGGGACCTCAATCGGCTCATTTATTGGCGCACTGTACGCTGAGGAGAGGAGCGCCGTCAGAACCAAACAGAGAGCCAGAGAGTGGTCCAAG GCAATGAACTCAGTATTCGAAACAGTCCTGGACCTGACCTACCCCATCACCTCCATGTTCTCCGGTTCTGCCTTCAACACCAGCATCTATAAAGTGTTCCAGGATAAGCAAGCTGAG GACCTGTGGCTGCCATACTTCAACGTCACCACTGACATCACGGCCTCGGCCATGCGTGTTCACCAGGATG GTTGCGTCTGGCGATACGTTAGAGCCAGCGCCTCCTACACCCCCTATTTACCTCCCCTGTGCGACCCCAAGGATGGCCACTTGCTTGTGGATGGTTGCTATGTTAACAATGTCCCAG GCTCTCTGTGGCGCTATGTGCGGGCGAGCATGACCCTCTCGGGGTACCTGCCGCCTCTCTGCGACCCCAAAGATGGCAACTTGCTAATGGACGGTGGCTACATCAACAACCTGCCAG CGGACATTGCAAGGAACATGGGCGCCAGGACGGTCATTGCCATCGACGTGGGTAGCCAAGATGAGACCGACCTCTGTAACTATGGCGACTCCCTGTCTGGCTGGTGGTTGCTATGGAAACGAATCAATCCCTGGGCAGAGAAAGTAAAG GTGCCAGACATGGCAGAGATCCAGTCTCGGTTGGCCTACGTGTCATGCGTACGTCAGTTAGAGGTGGTGAAGAAGAGCGCCTACTGCGAGTACATCAGACCGCCCATCGACCGCTTCAAGACTATGGACTTCGGCAAGTTTGACGAGATCTAT GATGTGGGCTACCAGCACGGCAAGTTGCTGTTTACTGGCTGGGCCCGAGGCGACATCATCGAGAACATGCTGAAGGACCACCGCTCAGCCGACTACAACGACAGCAAGAGAACTGAC TCCTGCACTTGTCCAGGAGCCGACTTCACTGACCTCGCAGAAATCGTGTCCAGGATAGAGCCGGTCCAAACCTACGTAGCGGCAGAAG CAGAGGAGTCGGACTGTCTGACAGAGTATGAGGAAGACGGGATGGACAcggtgagagaggaggagggggaggaagaggaggaagaggcagagGACCCTGAGGATCACTCCCCCGGAGAGTGGGGCCAGAATGGGGTCTTTCAGAct GATGAGGAGAAATCTGTGAGACAACGCAGGAAACTCACCAGTGACTCCAACAACTCCGAAGTCTCTGACTGCTGA